A DNA window from Cobetia marina contains the following coding sequences:
- the rpmJ gene encoding 50S ribosomal protein L36 has protein sequence MKVRASVKKICRNCKIIRRRGAVRVICTEPRHKQRQG, from the coding sequence ATGAAAGTTCGAGCTTCCGTCAAGAAAATTTGCCGTAACTGCAAGATCATTCGGCGTCGTGGCGCAGTGCGGGTCATCTGCACTGAGCCGCGCCACAAGCAGCGTCAGGGTTAA
- the rpsM gene encoding 30S ribosomal protein S13, with product MARIAGVNIPDNKHAAISLTYIFGIGRTRAQQICAALGLEPSVKIADLSVEQLDLVRAEVGKYTVEGDLRREITLNIKRLMDLGCYRGLRHRRGLPLRGQRTKTNARTRKGPRKPIRK from the coding sequence ATGGCCCGTATTGCTGGCGTCAATATCCCGGACAACAAGCACGCGGCGATCTCGCTGACTTATATCTTCGGGATTGGCCGTACGCGTGCACAGCAGATCTGCGCCGCTCTCGGTTTAGAACCGAGCGTCAAGATCGCTGATCTGTCTGTTGAACAACTGGACCTGGTTCGTGCCGAGGTGGGTAAGTACACCGTCGAAGGCGACCTGCGTCGTGAGATCACGCTGAACATCAAGCGTCTCATGGACCTCGGTTGCTATCGTGGCCTGCGCCATCGTCGTGGTCTTCCGTTGCGCGGTCAGCGCACCAAGACCAACGCACGTACACGCAAAGGTCCGCGTAAACCGATTCGCAAGTAA
- the rpsK gene encoding 30S ribosomal protein S11: MANPSKRKKVKKQVVDAIAHIHASFNNTIVTITDRQGNALSWATAGGSGFRGSRKSTPFAAQVASERAATAAAEYGVKNVDVLVKGPGPGRESAVRALNAAGFRVQSITDVTPIPHNGCRPPKKRRV, from the coding sequence ATGGCTAACCCGAGTAAGCGCAAGAAGGTTAAAAAGCAGGTAGTGGATGCCATCGCGCATATCCATGCCTCTTTTAACAACACTATCGTGACGATCACAGACCGCCAGGGCAATGCTCTCTCCTGGGCAACTGCCGGTGGTTCGGGTTTTCGTGGTTCTCGCAAGAGCACCCCGTTCGCTGCGCAAGTCGCAAGTGAACGTGCAGCGACCGCTGCAGCCGAATATGGTGTGAAGAACGTCGACGTGCTGGTCAAGGGCCCGGGCCCGGGTCGTGAGTCCGCCGTGCGTGCTCTCAATGCCGCAGGCTTCCGCGTGCAAAGCATCACCGACGTGACCCCCATCCCGCATAATGGGTGCCGTCCGCCGAAGAAACGCCGCGTTTAA
- the rpsD gene encoding 30S ribosomal protein S4, with translation MARYIGPKCKLSRREGTDLFLKSGVTPFEKKCKSEQPPGVHGQRRQRLSDYGLQLREKQKVRRMYGVLEKQFRNYYKEAARVKGATGEVLLQLLEARLDNVVYRMGFGSTRSEARQLVSHKAIAVNGRTVNVASFNVKAGDVVTVREKAKNQARIQQSLALAANRGDVSWVDVDSKKMEGTFKAVPERGDLSADINENLIVELYSK, from the coding sequence ATGGCTCGTTATATTGGACCGAAGTGCAAACTGTCTCGTCGTGAAGGCACCGACCTCTTCCTGAAGAGTGGCGTGACTCCGTTCGAGAAGAAGTGCAAATCCGAACAACCCCCGGGTGTTCATGGCCAGCGCCGTCAACGTCTTTCAGACTACGGCCTGCAGTTGCGTGAAAAGCAGAAGGTTCGTCGCATGTACGGCGTTCTGGAAAAGCAATTCCGCAATTACTACAAAGAAGCCGCTCGCGTGAAAGGCGCGACTGGTGAGGTTCTGCTCCAGCTCCTCGAGGCTCGCCTCGACAACGTCGTCTACCGCATGGGCTTCGGCTCCACGCGTTCCGAGGCACGTCAGCTGGTCAGCCACAAGGCGATCGCCGTGAACGGCCGTACCGTCAACGTCGCTTCCTTCAATGTGAAGGCCGGTGATGTGGTTACCGTTCGTGAGAAGGCCAAGAACCAGGCTCGCATCCAGCAGTCTCTGGCACTCGCTGCCAACCGCGGTGATGTCTCCTGGGTCGACGTCGACTCCAAGAAGATGGAAGGCACTTTCAAGGCTGTCCCCGAGCGTGGCGACCTGTCTGCCGATATCAACGAAAACCTGATCGTCGAGCTGTACTCCAAGTAA
- a CDS encoding DNA-directed RNA polymerase subunit alpha, whose protein sequence is MQRSVTEFLRPRDIKVEEVSAHHARIVLEPFERGFGHTLGNALRRILLSSMPGCAVVEAEIEGVLHEYSAIEGVQEDVIEILLNLKDVAIKMHGRDEAVLALNKKGPGIVTAGDIAGDHDLEIVNPDHVIAHLNDGGELKMQLKIARGRGYEPADARLSADDESRAIGRLQLDATFTPVRRVSYAVEAARVEQRTNLDKLVIDLETDGTLDPEEAIRRSATILQEQLAAFVDLEADKEQEVEEEEDQIDPILLRPVDDLELTVRSANCLKAENIYYIGDLIQRTEVELLKTPNLGKKSLNEIKDVLSARGLSLGMRLENWPPASLKDDKASA, encoded by the coding sequence ATGCAGCGCTCAGTGACAGAGTTTCTCCGTCCTCGCGATATCAAGGTCGAGGAAGTCAGCGCCCATCATGCGCGGATCGTCCTCGAGCCCTTCGAGCGTGGTTTCGGCCACACCCTGGGGAATGCTCTGCGTCGCATCCTGCTGTCTTCCATGCCCGGCTGTGCCGTCGTGGAAGCTGAGATCGAAGGCGTTCTGCACGAGTACAGCGCCATTGAAGGGGTACAGGAGGATGTCATCGAAATCCTGCTGAACCTCAAGGACGTGGCCATCAAGATGCATGGTCGCGACGAAGCTGTGCTGGCGCTGAACAAGAAGGGCCCGGGCATCGTGACTGCTGGCGACATCGCCGGTGACCATGATCTCGAAATCGTAAATCCGGATCACGTCATCGCTCACCTGAATGATGGTGGCGAGCTGAAGATGCAACTCAAGATCGCTCGTGGCCGCGGCTACGAACCGGCTGACGCGCGTCTCTCTGCAGATGACGAATCACGTGCCATTGGCCGTCTCCAGCTGGATGCGACCTTCACGCCGGTTCGCCGGGTCTCCTATGCTGTCGAGGCGGCGCGTGTTGAACAGCGCACCAACCTTGACAAGCTGGTGATTGACCTGGAAACCGACGGCACGCTGGATCCGGAAGAAGCGATCCGCCGCTCCGCAACCATCTTGCAGGAGCAGCTGGCCGCCTTCGTTGATCTGGAAGCAGACAAGGAACAGGAAGTCGAAGAAGAGGAAGATCAAATCGATCCGATCCTTCTCCGTCCCGTAGACGATCTTGAGCTGACCGTTCGCAGTGCGAACTGTCTCAAGGCCGAGAATATCTATTACATCGGTGATCTCATTCAGCGCACCGAAGTTGAGCTGCTGAAGACCCCGAATCTCGGCAAGAAGTCCTTGAATGAAATCAAGGACGTGCTGTCCGCGCGTGGTCTGTCCCTCGGCATGCGGTTGGAAAACTGGCCGCCCGCAAGCCTGAAGGACGACAAGGCTTCCGCTTAA
- the rplQ gene encoding 50S ribosomal protein L17, with amino-acid sequence MRHRKSGRHLNRTSSHREAMFKNMCISLVEHEVIKTTLPKAKELRRHIEPLITLAKQDSVANRRLAFSRTGSKEAVGKLFNELGPRYTTRPGGYLRILKCGYRAGDNAPMAFVELVDRPAASEAAGEE; translated from the coding sequence ATGCGTCATCGTAAGAGTGGTCGTCACCTGAACCGTACCAGCTCTCACCGTGAAGCCATGTTCAAGAACATGTGCATCTCTCTGGTAGAGCACGAAGTCATCAAGACTACCCTGCCGAAAGCCAAGGAACTGCGTCGTCATATCGAGCCGCTGATCACCCTGGCCAAGCAGGATTCCGTTGCGAACCGTCGTTTGGCGTTCTCTCGTACCGGTTCCAAGGAAGCGGTCGGCAAGCTCTTCAATGAGCTCGGCCCGCGCTACACCACCCGTCCGGGCGGTTACCTGCGCATCCTGAAGTGTGGCTATCGTGCCGGTGACAATGCCCCGATGGCATTCGTCGAGCTGGTCGATCGTCCGGCTGCCTCCGAGGCAGCGGGCGAAGAGTAA